A window of the Nitrosococcus wardiae genome harbors these coding sequences:
- the rfaD gene encoding ADP-glyceromanno-heptose 6-epimerase encodes MIIVTGGAGFIGSNIIKALNQRGREDILVVDDLTRGEKFINLVDREIWDYWDKEQFLHTIKAGKGFPHLPEAIVHQGACSSTTEWNGRYMMENNFHYSKRLLHYCLERRIPFLYASSAAVYGHGLTFRERREFEAPRNVYGYSKFLFDQYVRRCLPTAPSQIVGFRYFNVYGPRETHKGPMASVAYHAHCQLKETGRIKLFEGCDGYGHGEQRRDFIYVADVAAVSLWFLEHPHCSGIFNVGTGQAQTFNEVARAVLAFHGRGEIEYIPFPDHLRGRYQSFTQADMSALRAAGYTAPFAPVEEGVKTYLDWLSKNQG; translated from the coding sequence TTGATTATTGTCACTGGCGGCGCTGGCTTTATTGGCAGCAATATTATCAAGGCCCTAAATCAGCGCGGGCGCGAAGATATTTTGGTGGTCGATGACCTAACCCGGGGAGAAAAATTTATCAATCTGGTGGACCGTGAGATCTGGGACTATTGGGATAAAGAACAATTTCTACACACCATAAAAGCTGGAAAGGGTTTTCCTCACCTACCAGAGGCAATTGTACATCAGGGCGCTTGCAGCTCCACGACGGAATGGAATGGGCGCTATATGATGGAAAACAACTTCCACTATTCCAAGCGCCTGTTACATTATTGCTTGGAACGCCGCATCCCCTTCCTTTATGCCTCTAGCGCGGCAGTCTATGGCCACGGCCTGACCTTTCGCGAGCGCCGGGAATTTGAGGCCCCACGCAATGTCTATGGTTATTCTAAATTTCTTTTCGACCAATACGTCCGGCGTTGCCTACCGACGGCTCCCAGCCAGATCGTTGGCTTTCGCTACTTTAATGTTTATGGTCCCCGGGAAACCCACAAAGGCCCCATGGCCAGTGTCGCCTACCATGCCCATTGCCAGCTTAAAGAAACCGGCCGCATCAAGCTGTTTGAAGGCTGCGATGGCTACGGACACGGCGAACAACGGCGTGATTTCATCTATGTTGCTGATGTGGCTGCGGTCAGCCTCTGGTTCCTGGAACATCCCCACTGCTCAGGGATCTTTAATGTGGGCACAGGCCAAGCCCAAACTTTCAATGAAGTAGCTCGTGCTGTACTCGCCTTTCATGGGCGCGGTGAAATTGAGTACATTCCATTCCCCGATCATTTGCGGGGGCGTTATCAAAGCTTTACCCAAGCGGATATGAGCGCCCTACGGGCAGCAGGCTATACTGCACCTTTCGCTCCGGTTGAGGAAGGGGTAAAAACCTACCTGGACTGGTTAAGCAAAAATCAAGGCTAG
- a CDS encoding Crp/Fnr family transcriptional regulator: protein MVTIERWKAACPSLTLLNFRHNALIYRQGDLCTHLFYIAKGYIKLSKVTPDGEQFIVILLPAGELLSSSFSNNARELFQETATAKGRVQLYRFSREEFMASLSAYPDLARYVIERLSNRQLFLERRLEYLLYKNVHARMAALLYELAKRYGGNAPMAMKWM, encoded by the coding sequence ATGGTTACAATTGAACGTTGGAAGGCGGCTTGTCCTTCTTTGACCCTATTAAATTTTCGCCATAATGCACTTATCTACCGACAAGGCGATTTGTGTACCCATCTTTTTTATATCGCCAAAGGGTATATTAAGCTCTCGAAAGTGACCCCTGACGGGGAACAATTTATCGTTATCCTTCTGCCTGCTGGAGAATTGCTCAGCTCGTCTTTTTCAAATAATGCTAGAGAGTTATTTCAGGAGACGGCTACTGCGAAGGGGAGGGTGCAGCTTTACCGTTTTTCTAGGGAGGAATTTATGGCTTCTCTTTCAGCCTATCCGGACCTAGCCCGCTATGTTATCGAGCGATTATCTAATCGGCAACTTTTCTTGGAACGTCGGCTGGAGTATCTGCTTTATAAGAATGTCCATGCCAGGATGGCGGCGCTGCTGTACGAGTTGGCGAAACGTTATGGTGGAAATGCGCCCATGGCCATGAAGTGGATGTGA
- a CDS encoding DEAD/DEAH box helicase, producing the protein MASSPEALFFDNFAISAPILQAIKQVGYETPTQIQARAIPHLLAGCDLMGQAQTGTGKTAAFAIPILNRLALARKEPQALVLVPTRELAIQVAEAFQTYARYLEDFCVLPIYGGQSMGNQLRQLKRGVHVIVGTPGRIMDHLRRKSLLLDKLATVVLDEADEMLKMGFIEDVEWILGHMPTERQTALFSATMPSSVRHIASRHLHNPHDIKIKGQTASLPTINQRYCLVSDLHKLDALTRMLEVEEYDATIIFVRTKIATEELAKKLSARGYAAAALNGDMAQAQREKVIGQLKKNALDIIVATDVAARGLDVKRISHVVNYDIPYDTGTYIHRIGRTGRAGRTGTATLFVAPRERRMLSAIKKVTGQPLYEMPLPSHQQIIDRRIEQFKQQIMGTLEREDLATFRHLLQQWIEQENLSALDVAAALTYSMQRERPLAGPPLEESAIHDKTLHKPVKKKAKKMAALKATRRSEAKSKKFHKKTVKKRKDFRHSYLNNTHHPSTP; encoded by the coding sequence ATGGCATCTTCTCCAGAAGCCCTATTTTTTGATAACTTTGCTATCAGCGCTCCTATTCTACAAGCCATCAAACAGGTAGGATATGAGACCCCTACCCAGATTCAAGCGAGGGCGATCCCTCATCTTTTGGCAGGCTGTGACCTAATGGGGCAGGCCCAAACCGGCACTGGCAAAACCGCAGCGTTTGCCATCCCTATTTTGAACCGACTGGCATTGGCGCGGAAAGAGCCCCAAGCACTGGTCTTAGTTCCAACGCGGGAGCTAGCCATTCAAGTGGCAGAGGCATTTCAAACGTATGCTCGGTATCTGGAAGACTTTTGTGTCCTTCCCATTTACGGCGGCCAATCCATGGGAAATCAGTTACGCCAACTGAAACGGGGCGTTCACGTGATCGTGGGTACCCCAGGCAGGATCATGGATCACCTGCGGCGCAAAAGCCTGTTACTAGATAAATTGGCGACGGTGGTCTTAGACGAAGCCGATGAGATGTTAAAAATGGGATTCATCGAAGATGTGGAGTGGATTTTAGGACACATGCCCACGGAGCGGCAGACGGCACTTTTTTCCGCAACCATGCCAAGTTCCGTTCGTCATATCGCAAGCCGCCATTTGCATAATCCCCATGATATTAAAATCAAGGGGCAAACCGCGTCTCTCCCTACCATCAATCAGCGCTATTGTCTGGTTTCCGATTTACATAAATTAGATGCTCTCACCCGGATGCTAGAGGTGGAGGAATATGATGCCACAATTATCTTTGTTCGCACCAAAATAGCGACGGAGGAACTGGCAAAAAAATTGTCGGCACGGGGTTATGCGGCAGCAGCACTGAATGGGGATATGGCCCAGGCACAGCGGGAAAAAGTCATCGGTCAACTCAAAAAAAATGCTCTCGACATCATTGTCGCCACTGATGTGGCTGCCCGTGGCTTGGATGTGAAGCGAATCAGCCATGTCGTCAATTACGACATTCCCTACGATACCGGGACTTACATCCACCGTATTGGCCGTACGGGTCGCGCAGGCCGCACCGGGACAGCAACCCTGTTTGTTGCCCCCCGCGAGCGGCGGATGTTGAGCGCTATCAAAAAGGTAACGGGACAACCCCTTTATGAAATGCCACTACCCAGTCACCAGCAAATCATAGACCGGCGTATTGAACAATTTAAGCAACAGATTATGGGAACCTTGGAAAGGGAAGATTTGGCTACATTCCGCCACTTGCTTCAACAATGGATTGAACAGGAAAATCTCTCCGCGCTGGATGTGGCCGCGGCATTGACCTATTCCATGCAACGTGAACGTCCGTTAGCAGGGCCTCCATTAGAGGAATCGGCTATTCATGACAAAACACTCCATAAGCCGGTTAAGAAAAAGGCCAAAAAGATGGCCGCTTTAAAGGCAACAAGAAGAAGTGAGGCAAAAAGCAAGAAATTCCATAAAAAGACAGTGAAAAAACGAAAAGATTTTCGTCATTCTTATCTCAACAATACCCACCACCCTTCCACTCCCTAA
- a CDS encoding helix-turn-helix domain-containing protein, with the protein MTQQELAELAGASRPVVSLVLNEWRRNGIVSYTRQFICIDDMDSLKQIAS; encoded by the coding sequence ATGACACAGCAGGAACTGGCCGAATTGGCAGGTGCTAGTCGTCCTGTGGTCAGCCTGGTGCTGAATGAGTGGCGTCGTAACGGTATTGTCAGCTATACTCGACAGTTTATCTGCATTGACGACATGGATTCCCTCAAACAGATTGCCAGTTAG
- a CDS encoding cold-shock protein → MSEQQTGTVKWFNDSKGYGFIQREGGGDLFVHYRSIVGQGHKTLKEGQQVSFVEVQGHKGPQADNVVVL, encoded by the coding sequence ATGTCAGAACAGCAGACAGGAACCGTGAAATGGTTCAATGATTCAAAGGGTTATGGGTTTATACAACGGGAAGGCGGTGGTGATTTATTTGTTCACTACCGTTCCATCGTTGGCCAAGGCCACAAAACCCTCAAGGAAGGTCAACAGGTTAGCTTTGTTGAAGTACAAGGCCATAAAGGCCCCCAAGCCGACAATGTTGTTGTTTTATAA
- a CDS encoding RNA recognition motif domain-containing protein, with amino-acid sequence MITLFVRGLPASTTEENLTALFANYGTVRSLTLRKDLFTGQARGTALIDMEGHEARAAIAALDGSEFQGRTIYVGQSKENKRRGRGGRRRR; translated from the coding sequence ATGATCACACTTTTCGTGCGTGGTTTGCCCGCAAGTACAACCGAGGAGAACCTTACCGCTTTGTTCGCTAATTACGGTACCGTGCGCTCTTTGACTCTACGTAAAGATTTATTTACTGGCCAAGCACGTGGCACCGCTCTAATCGATATGGAAGGCCATGAAGCCCGTGCTGCTATTGCGGCATTGGACGGTTCAGAGTTCCAAGGCCGTACCATTTATGTGGGCCAGAGTAAAGAGAATAAACGGCGCGGCCGCGGCGGCAGGCGCCGCCGCTAA
- a CDS encoding cytochrome P460 family protein, translating to MRTQAIMVLAASLGMAVGAYGQQGSELPFSAYVDQQGSIRLPKEIRSHWVHLGSWAVMDKNASGYGFHDVYTQPEAVAVYQESGQFPDGTVLVKEIREIVEGELTTGQARWAAAPKVWFVMIKDKKGRFPNHPNWGEGWGWALFEAKDPATNVSQNWQQDCRSCHVPAQESDWVYIEGYPTLKPLHSQK from the coding sequence ATGAGAACACAGGCAATCATGGTGTTGGCAGCTTCCCTTGGCATGGCTGTTGGCGCTTATGGGCAGCAAGGGAGCGAGCTTCCCTTTTCAGCTTATGTGGACCAGCAAGGGAGTATACGCCTACCTAAGGAAATACGGTCCCACTGGGTGCATTTGGGATCGTGGGCTGTCATGGACAAGAATGCATCAGGCTATGGTTTTCACGATGTCTACACCCAGCCGGAGGCAGTAGCAGTCTACCAGGAGAGCGGCCAATTTCCAGATGGCACGGTCCTAGTCAAGGAAATTCGCGAGATTGTTGAGGGGGAATTGACCACGGGTCAGGCCCGCTGGGCGGCAGCTCCCAAGGTCTGGTTTGTCATGATCAAGGATAAAAAGGGGCGTTTCCCAAACCATCCTAACTGGGGCGAAGGTTGGGGGTGGGCCTTATTTGAGGCCAAAGACCCGGCAACCAATGTCTCCCAAAACTGGCAGCAAGATTGTAGGAGTTGCCATGTCCCCGCCCAAGAGAGTGACTGGGTTTATATAGAAGGCTATCCCACCCTGAAGCCACTGCATTCACAGAAGTAG
- a CDS encoding multicopper oxidase domain-containing protein, whose protein sequence is MVFHIQPGGALLGGLLLLGSLPASGNDAGHLLQLSPFLRESSVGSAPGAGAIRHYYIAAQEVEWDFAPTNQNLIRCSDRQNLCSLPEPWADSHTFPAVRYVEYTDETFTIPQPQPEWLGILGPIIRAEVGDTVKVHFCNLTANGTYSMHPHGLRYTKDNEGAPYFGVNSTNTLPGVGARVPAGECFDYTWIADEDSGPARGDLSSKVWWYHSHVDTPADTNAGLLGPIIITRYGMANGDGSPRDVDQEFVTAFFIFDKLEGEEAGLMHGINGYVFGNLPGLVAKQGDRVRWHVLGMGNEVDLHTPHWHGETVWVGAPHVARRTDVLELLPASMITADMEADNPGEWLYHCHVADHIEAGMSTTYQILPLP, encoded by the coding sequence ATGGTATTTCACATCCAACCAGGAGGGGCTCTGCTGGGGGGCTTGTTGCTGCTAGGGTCGCTGCCTGCCAGTGGGAATGACGCCGGCCATTTGCTCCAGCTCTCACCTTTTCTGAGAGAAAGTTCGGTGGGTTCTGCTCCCGGAGCAGGTGCCATTCGGCATTATTACATCGCGGCCCAAGAAGTAGAGTGGGATTTCGCACCCACTAATCAGAATCTCATCCGTTGTTCGGATCGACAAAATCTCTGTTCTTTGCCAGAGCCCTGGGCGGATAGTCATACTTTCCCCGCAGTTCGCTACGTAGAGTACACGGATGAAACTTTTACCATCCCTCAACCTCAACCTGAGTGGCTGGGTATTTTGGGGCCCATTATCCGAGCGGAGGTGGGCGACACCGTCAAGGTGCATTTTTGCAATCTGACGGCAAACGGCACCTATAGCATGCACCCCCATGGCCTGCGGTATACGAAAGATAACGAGGGAGCCCCCTATTTTGGGGTGAATTCGACCAATACTCTCCCAGGAGTAGGAGCCCGTGTTCCTGCCGGTGAATGTTTTGATTATACCTGGATCGCCGATGAAGACAGCGGACCCGCCAGGGGCGATCTATCTTCAAAGGTATGGTGGTACCACTCCCATGTGGATACGCCTGCCGACACCAATGCCGGTCTTCTAGGTCCCATCATTATCACCCGTTATGGCATGGCCAATGGGGATGGCAGCCCGAGGGATGTGGATCAGGAGTTCGTGACGGCTTTCTTTATCTTCGACAAGTTGGAGGGTGAAGAGGCAGGGCTTATGCATGGCATCAATGGATATGTTTTTGGGAATCTTCCCGGATTAGTTGCGAAGCAGGGTGACCGAGTGCGTTGGCATGTGCTTGGGATGGGCAATGAAGTGGATCTCCATACCCCCCACTGGCATGGCGAAACGGTATGGGTAGGGGCACCCCATGTGGCGCGACGGACGGATGTATTGGAATTATTGCCTGCCTCGATGATTACGGCCGATATGGAGGCCGATAATCCTGGGGAGTGGCTATACCACTGTCATGTCGCTGACCATATCGAGGCAGGGATGAGTACCACTTACCAAATCTTGCCCTTACCTTAA
- the hldE gene encoding bifunctional D-glycero-beta-D-manno-heptose-7-phosphate kinase/D-glycero-beta-D-manno-heptose 1-phosphate adenylyltransferase HldE: protein MIHGLPDFTAAQVLIIGDVMLDRYWHGATSRISPEAPVPVVHVTGREERPGGAGNVAVNVAALGAQTTLLGLIGTDEAAATLQSLLTRQGVHCRLEGVANMATITKLRVISHHQQLLRLDFEDGLVPAYSEALLPAYNTALDNKPVVILSDYGKGTLQAPQRLIALGQEAGVPILIDPKGADFSRYYGASIITPNLAEFEAVVGPCADETTLIEKGEQLRQQLALEALLITRGEQGMTLLQQGHAPLHLPTEAREVFDVTGAGDTVISVLGTALAAGSTFKEATTLANLAAGIVVGKLGTASVTRDELQRVLHPMTTRRGILTEEELLNLIHLARSRGERIVMTNGCFDILHPGHVGYLAEARQRGDRLIVAVNDDASVQRLKGKDRPVNNLAQRMAVLSALHDVDWVVPFSEDTPARLIERVLPDILVKGGDYTPEQVAGGKAVVANGGKVIILNYQRGCSTSQIIETIRKG from the coding sequence ATGATCCACGGCTTACCTGATTTTACCGCCGCCCAGGTATTGATAATTGGCGATGTAATGTTGGACCGTTACTGGCACGGTGCTACCTCACGCATCTCGCCAGAGGCTCCTGTACCCGTGGTCCATGTCACCGGCCGAGAAGAACGGCCTGGTGGGGCAGGCAATGTAGCAGTTAATGTAGCGGCACTAGGAGCTCAGACAACACTGCTAGGATTGATTGGCACGGATGAGGCTGCCGCTACGCTGCAGTCTTTGCTCACTCGCCAGGGAGTCCACTGCCGCTTGGAAGGTGTTGCCAATATGGCCACGATCACCAAACTGCGAGTGATCAGTCACCACCAACAGCTGCTCCGTTTGGATTTTGAAGACGGCTTAGTTCCTGCCTACAGCGAGGCATTACTGCCTGCCTATAACACTGCCCTAGACAACAAGCCTGTGGTGATTCTCTCCGATTATGGCAAAGGGACCCTGCAAGCGCCCCAACGGTTAATTGCCCTCGGCCAGGAAGCCGGAGTGCCCATTCTTATCGATCCCAAAGGTGCTGATTTCTCTCGCTATTATGGCGCCAGCATCATCACCCCCAACCTGGCTGAATTTGAAGCCGTAGTTGGGCCTTGCGCCGACGAGACAACCCTCATTGAAAAAGGAGAGCAGTTACGGCAACAACTAGCCCTTGAGGCCTTACTTATTACCCGCGGCGAGCAGGGGATGACCCTGTTACAGCAAGGGCACGCCCCCCTTCATCTGCCCACCGAGGCACGAGAGGTCTTTGATGTCACTGGGGCTGGAGATACCGTAATTTCAGTGCTGGGCACCGCCCTGGCAGCGGGCAGCACCTTTAAGGAGGCCACCACCCTTGCCAATCTAGCCGCGGGGATCGTCGTGGGGAAATTGGGTACGGCCAGCGTGACCCGTGATGAACTACAAAGGGTCCTCCATCCTATGACAACCCGCCGAGGAATCCTCACTGAAGAAGAACTGCTGAATCTCATCCATCTGGCTCGGAGTCGAGGTGAACGGATTGTGATGACCAATGGCTGCTTTGACATTCTTCATCCAGGCCATGTGGGCTACTTAGCTGAAGCACGCCAACGGGGAGATCGGCTGATTGTCGCCGTCAACGACGATGCCTCGGTCCAGCGCCTCAAGGGCAAAGACCGGCCGGTAAACAATCTTGCCCAACGCATGGCGGTTTTGTCGGCGCTCCATGACGTGGACTGGGTCGTCCCTTTCTCAGAGGATACCCCGGCGCGGCTAATTGAACGGGTGCTACCCGACATCTTAGTGAAGGGCGGCGACTACACCCCCGAGCAGGTAGCAGGGGGCAAGGCTGTTGTTGCCAATGGCGGAAAAGTCATCATCCTCAATTACCAGCGAGGTTGTTCTACCAGCCAGATCATTGAGACTATTCGCAAAGGCTAA
- a CDS encoding TolC family outer membrane protein: protein MSFIKKCLVLFMFGLVIPGLAQASDLLEVYRLARANDPQLRAQVAAVRAALEAKPQARALFLPVVDISSNYDRTFQTIELLEQQPFPGFEGVFNNWGYTLSLTQPLYRRENFVRLKQADATIAQAQADLVAEEQALLVRAAERYFDVLTAQSELEFARAEKEAIDKQMEQTRQRFEVGLDTIVDVNEAQAAYDLAVSQEIAAENALSNAHERLREVTGQYFRELEDLEKDAPLLRPDPMNIDEWAETALQQNPQIDASAAAVENARQEIEREKSGHYPSLDIVGANSTNVTGGGRFGGVQVDQNVIGLRFNLPLFQGGAVVSRTREAQHRLEQALEQLEQARRQVVRQTREAFLGVISEVSQVKALQQAIVSNESSLEATEAGFEVGTRTTVDVLNIRRDLFRALRDHSRSRYEYILDTLRLKQGAGIIAPEDLEKINEWLH from the coding sequence GTGTCTTTTATCAAAAAATGTCTTGTGCTATTCATGTTTGGTCTAGTGATCCCTGGGCTTGCCCAAGCCTCCGATCTACTAGAGGTCTATCGCTTGGCAAGGGCGAATGATCCCCAATTGCGGGCCCAGGTGGCGGCAGTGCGGGCCGCATTAGAAGCCAAGCCCCAGGCGAGGGCCTTGTTTTTACCGGTTGTGGATATTTCCTCCAATTATGATCGGACTTTCCAGACAATCGAGTTGCTTGAGCAACAGCCTTTTCCCGGCTTTGAGGGCGTCTTTAATAATTGGGGCTATACCCTTAGTTTGACCCAGCCTCTGTACCGGCGGGAAAACTTTGTCCGCCTCAAGCAGGCGGATGCCACTATCGCCCAGGCCCAGGCTGATTTGGTGGCCGAGGAACAGGCATTATTGGTCCGGGCGGCGGAGCGCTATTTCGATGTGCTCACTGCCCAGAGTGAACTAGAATTTGCCCGGGCGGAAAAAGAGGCCATTGATAAGCAGATGGAGCAGACTCGGCAGCGTTTCGAAGTGGGGCTGGATACGATCGTTGACGTTAATGAAGCCCAGGCCGCCTATGACCTTGCAGTTTCCCAGGAAATCGCTGCTGAGAATGCCCTTTCCAATGCCCATGAGCGACTGCGGGAGGTGACGGGGCAATACTTTCGGGAACTAGAAGATTTGGAAAAAGACGCCCCTTTACTCCGGCCTGATCCCATGAACATTGACGAATGGGCTGAGACTGCGCTTCAGCAAAACCCGCAGATTGATGCTTCAGCGGCGGCGGTAGAGAACGCCCGCCAAGAGATAGAGCGAGAAAAGTCGGGGCATTATCCCTCTCTAGATATTGTGGGTGCTAACTCCACCAATGTGACGGGAGGGGGGAGATTTGGCGGTGTCCAAGTCGATCAAAATGTGATTGGGTTACGGTTTAACCTACCGCTTTTCCAGGGGGGCGCAGTAGTATCTCGTACCCGCGAAGCTCAGCACCGGCTGGAACAGGCCTTGGAGCAGTTAGAACAGGCCCGTAGACAGGTGGTCCGCCAGACCCGTGAGGCTTTTTTGGGCGTCATCTCTGAAGTGAGTCAGGTTAAGGCCTTGCAGCAGGCCATTGTTTCCAATGAGAGCTCTCTCGAAGCGACCGAAGCCGGCTTTGAAGTGGGGACCCGTACTACGGTAGATGTCCTCAATATACGGCGTGATTTGTTTCGTGCCCTCCGTGATCACTCTCGCTCCCGCTATGAATACATCCTCGATACGCTGCGTCTGAAGCAAGGGGCGGGTATTATCGCTCCAGAAGATTTGGAGAAAATTAATGAGTGGTTGCATTGA
- a CDS encoding protein-L-isoaspartate O-methyltransferase family protein, translating into MNLEQARFNMVEQQVRPWEVLDQRVLDRLAAVPREDFVPPAFRNLAYADIQIPIGQGQVMLPPKIEGRLLQALELKERDSVLEIGTGTGYLTAVMAGLAEYVTSVDIFPELQRLAEWQLKNVSLQVGDASRGWSQGGPFDAIAVTGSLPSVPNAFLEALKLEGRLFVVLGQAPVMEAVLITRVGEKEWSREGLFETVIPPLLHSKPKPKFVF; encoded by the coding sequence ATGAACCTGGAGCAAGCTCGCTTCAATATGGTGGAACAGCAGGTCCGGCCTTGGGAAGTGCTCGATCAGCGAGTATTGGATCGGCTGGCTGCTGTACCTCGGGAAGATTTTGTTCCGCCAGCGTTTAGGAATTTGGCTTACGCTGATATTCAAATACCCATTGGGCAGGGGCAGGTGATGTTGCCGCCCAAAATTGAGGGTCGTTTGCTGCAGGCATTGGAGCTTAAAGAACGGGATTCGGTCCTAGAGATAGGGACAGGAACCGGCTACCTGACAGCGGTCATGGCAGGTCTGGCTGAGTACGTGACTAGTGTTGATATTTTTCCTGAATTGCAGCGTCTGGCTGAGTGGCAGCTAAAGAATGTCTCTTTGCAGGTGGGGGATGCATCCCGGGGTTGGTCTCAGGGCGGGCCATTTGATGCCATCGCTGTGACGGGCTCTCTCCCCAGTGTACCCAATGCTTTTCTGGAAGCACTCAAATTGGAGGGGCGTTTGTTTGTAGTTTTGGGCCAGGCGCCGGTGATGGAAGCGGTGCTGATCACCCGGGTGGGTGAGAAGGAGTGGTCCCGTGAGGGGTTGTTTGAAACGGTCATACCACCGCTGCTTCACAGTAAGCCCAAGCCAAAATTTGTTTTTTAG
- a CDS encoding sulfurtransferase TusA family protein, protein MPDYDAELNAIGLPCPLPVLRIRKALETLEGGQTLYVVATDPGSLKDVKAFARITENELLEAREEEGQYHFVIRKRISSR, encoded by the coding sequence ATGCCTGATTACGACGCTGAGCTCAATGCTATTGGTTTACCCTGTCCTCTGCCCGTGTTGCGGATCCGTAAAGCTCTAGAGACTCTGGAAGGTGGACAAACCCTTTATGTGGTGGCTACGGATCCAGGCTCCTTAAAAGATGTGAAGGCCTTTGCCCGCATTACCGAGAATGAGCTTTTGGAAGCCCGTGAGGAAGAAGGCCAGTATCATTTCGTGATCCGCAAACGGATAAGTAGTAGATAA
- the waaA gene encoding lipid IV(A) 3-deoxy-D-manno-octulosonic acid transferase: protein MPVSLSILRALYNLLFYSLTPLVVMRLLWRGYRAPAYLHRWKERFGFVPSLAGRAVIWVHAVSVGEVQASLPLVRALLHHYPHHIVLLTTMTPTGSTQVRKSLGEQVAHCYLPYDLPDAIARFLQRVQPQWGVILETELWPNLLRQCQRRRIPLILANARLSERSARGYSRLGAFSRDMLSDLAFIAAQGKTDAERFIALGAPPERVQVTGNLKFELKLPSHLESQGALLRRQWGRSRPLWIAASTHEGEEEQILTAFKQVQQSYPTTLLVLVPRHPERFARVHHLCQRQGFITQLRSEQRACDPATEIFIGDTMGELPLFFAASDVAFLGGSLVPVGGHNPLEPAALKRPIILGPHMFNFNEISQRLLAAGAAIQVQTIEELAQTVQHYFDDPQLRGKAGKAGRQVIAQNQGASSKILELMTTLAGVSP, encoded by the coding sequence GTGCCGGTTTCACTTTCAATCTTGCGGGCTCTCTATAACCTCTTGTTCTATTCGCTCACCCCGCTGGTGGTGATGCGCCTTCTATGGCGGGGTTACCGTGCTCCGGCCTATCTCCATCGCTGGAAAGAACGGTTTGGCTTTGTCCCCTCCCTAGCCGGGAGAGCAGTCATTTGGGTCCATGCCGTATCCGTAGGAGAGGTCCAAGCAAGCCTGCCTTTAGTACGGGCTCTGCTTCACCATTACCCCCACCACATAGTATTGTTAACCACCATGACACCCACAGGCTCCACACAGGTGCGAAAGAGCCTGGGAGAGCAAGTAGCCCATTGCTACCTACCCTATGATTTACCCGATGCCATTGCCCGTTTCCTCCAGCGAGTTCAACCCCAATGGGGGGTTATCCTGGAAACAGAGCTTTGGCCCAACCTCTTGCGCCAGTGCCAACGCCGCAGGATCCCGCTAATACTCGCCAATGCCCGCCTTTCGGAACGCTCGGCGCGAGGCTATTCCCGCTTGGGAGCGTTTTCCCGAGATATGTTGTCTGATCTAGCCTTTATTGCGGCCCAGGGAAAAACCGATGCCGAACGCTTTATTGCCCTTGGAGCGCCCCCTGAGCGAGTTCAGGTAACCGGCAATCTCAAGTTTGAACTCAAACTCCCCTCTCACCTGGAATCTCAGGGAGCCCTATTACGGCGCCAATGGGGTCGGTCACGCCCCCTTTGGATCGCCGCCAGCACCCATGAGGGGGAAGAAGAACAGATCCTAACTGCCTTCAAACAGGTGCAGCAATCCTATCCAACAACCCTACTCGTCCTGGTGCCACGGCATCCCGAACGATTCGCTCGTGTCCATCACTTATGCCAACGACAAGGCTTTATTACCCAACTTCGCAGTGAACAACGAGCTTGCGATCCGGCTACGGAGATTTTCATCGGTGACACTATGGGGGAACTCCCCTTATTCTTCGCGGCCTCCGATGTTGCCTTTCTCGGAGGCAGCCTAGTCCCTGTTGGGGGACATAATCCTTTGGAACCTGCCGCCCTAAAACGGCCCATCATTCTCGGGCCCCATATGTTCAATTTTAATGAGATCAGCCAACGGTTACTGGCGGCCGGTGCGGCTATCCAAGTACAAACCATTGAGGAGCTGGCCCAGACTGTCCAGCATTATTTCGACGATCCTCAACTCCGTGGGAAGGCAGGCAAAGCGGGACGGCAGGTGATTGCCCAAAACCAGGGAGCATCAAGTAAAATACTAGAGTTGATGACTACCCTCGCTGGAGTTTCGCCATGA